Genomic DNA from Blastocatellia bacterium:
GGCGGAACGGCGCAGCGCCCCAGGTCGTCGGGATGCCTCTGGTGGCCAGCAAATCTTTTGCGCCATACGGAATGCCGTGAAGGGGACCGCGATAGCGACCACGCACGATTTCGCGCTCGGCAGCGCGCGCCTGTTGCATGGCCAACTCTTCGGTGATCGTCACGACAGCCCCCAGTTTGGGGCCAAGCTGCTCAAGCCGACCCAGGTAGGATTTTGCTAGCTCAACCGGAGAAATCTGGCGCCGACGTAGCAATTGCCCTAACTCACGAACGGATAAAAAAAGAACATCCTCTGAGAGCATGTATTCCCTCTGCCAATCCGTGATCAGAGAGCGCGAAAGATAAAATCAGGCTCATCGCTATTATTCAACTTGCGTGCGCGCACTCGTTCGCCCGTGTTGACCACGTTTTCTAAATCCTTGCGAACTTCGTCCAGTTGATCGGACGTGAGGTATTTTCCATACCGCTCCCGAACGATGTCCAGCAGAGCGCGCACCACTGGCGCTGGCTCAGATGAGGAGGGCTGTTGTTGCGCCGCCTCAATCGAAACAGCGGGCATCAATGGAACGGCGATCAAACTCTTGACAAGCGCTCGTCGGGATGGCCTTGGCGCGTTGGAGTTTTTCGATCTCTTCATGATGCTTCACAACACTGAATCTATCAGAGCTGATATGTTCTCCAAGTAGGTCGCTTTATCAGAGAATCCCAGATGGGGTTTGCCCACCACGTTGCCTTGTCTGTCGAGCACGACCAACATCGGAATCGAAGACTGAGCAAATTGACTGAACACATCCTGATTCACATCGCGCAGGATGGGAACCTTCAAGCCGAGCTTCTGGGCAAAGTCGGCCAGTTGCTGATCCGAGACTTTTCGATCATCAATGCTCACCCAGAAGACTTTGACATTTTTGCCTTGATATTTGTCAGCCAGCGCCTGCAAAGCAGGCAATTCCATGCGGCATGGAGGACACCAGGTCGCGCCGAATGAAAGAGCCACAACCGAGCCGCGCAACTCGGCAAGCGACGTCTGTCCGCCGCCGAGCATCGGTAGCTTCCACGAAGCTGATGAGGTTTGCGCGACGGCGCTCATGCTCGCCATTGAAACGATGGGCCACAAGCCGAGCGCCACACCGCCAATCCACAAGCAGATGATTCGGCACACGAACTTATTCATCGTTGAATACCTTTTTGTCACACGAATCAGATGTGCGTTCTGCTCAACCGGCTGCCTCTCATCATCACCAAGTTCATGCCGCGCGCTCGATGGGTTTGAGATTGAGGTTTCCATCCAGATGATATTTCATGCCTCTGCCTCGCGCCGGCAGATCAAAGAGCACCGGCTCAAAGATGCCCTCCAGGATAGCCCGCAAACCGCGCGCGCCGATGTTTTTCTTGATGGCCTCGCGGGCCACGTGCTGTAAGGCTTCGTCCGAGACCGTCAGTTCTGCGCCTTCCAATTCAAAATACCGACGAAACTGCTTGATGAGTGAATTGCGTGGTTTGACCAGAATGTCCACCAAGGCCTGCTCATCCAATGGGTCGAGGTTGACGATGATCGGCAACCGCCCAATCAGTTCGGGGATCAAGCCGTAGCGCAGCAGGTCTTCTGTCAGTACCTGTGGCTGACGATCCTTCGTCGGCGGCTTGGAAGTGAACCCGACAGCGCCGCGCTTGGTGACGCGGTCGCGAATGATGCGATCCAATCCGTCAAACGCGCCGCCGCAGATGAACAGGATATGGGTTGTGTCAATCTGTTCCTGATTGGCCTGCGGATGCTTCCGGCCGCCAAGCGGCGGCAGCGTGGCCAGTGTGCCTTCAATGATCTTCAGCAGCGCCTGCTGAACACCTTCGCCGGAGACATCGCGGGTGATCGAAGGACTCTCGCTACGACGGGCGATTTTGTCAATTTCGTCAATGTAGATGATGCCACGTTCGGCTGCTTGAATATCACCATCGGCGGCGACAACGAGCCGTGCCAAGACGTTCTCCACATCCTCGCCAACATAGCCGGCTTCGGTCAATGTCGTAGCATCGGCGATAGCAAACGGCACACGCAAGAATCGAGCCAGCGTGCGCGCAATGAGCGTCTTGCCTGTGCCGGTCGGGCCGATCATTAAGATATTGGCTTTTTCCAACTCCACATCGGCCAACCCACGATCCAGTTGTTCTAATCGGCGATAATGTTGATAGACCGACAACGACACGCGGCGTTTGGCATGTTCCTGACCGATGACATATTGATCAAGAAATGCTTTTATCTCGGCGGGCTTGGGCAACGGCAACGATTCAAATTGAACACGGGTCCGCTCTTTGGACACCACGTTATCGGCCATCGTGTTGAGCGCCCGAATGCAGTGCAGACAAACGGCTGCGTCAGGGCCGATGCTCACATACGCGCTGCCGTCCACTCGACCGCACAAGAAGCAATACTGTTTTCGTCTCGCCATACTCTAATCCGCGTCAATATCTAACCAAAGAATGGGCTGATGGTCAAGGATTCTGCGAGAAACAGAACCTTCGTCGTTACGGGTGAGTCGCGTGCGAGAACGCGCGTCCAGCCGTATTAGGTCGCTCTGATCGTCTCCAGTCCATGCGCCTGCGGGCCTGTCTCGTGACGGCGGAGCAAATACGAGAACAAAACTCCCATCACGCCAAGACACGATAATATCCACATGCCGGTGGCATAACCGCCTGGATTGGTGGCGCTGGCGCCCGACAGATCGTTGGCCTTGCCAAGCAGCAAATTGAGCGCAAAGAAACCGATCTGCTGAATCAATGTCATCAACGCATAACCCGTGCCCAGTCGGCTCTCATCAACAATATAGGCCACCGACGGCCACAGCACCGCCGGGATCAGTGAAAAGGCAATGCCCAACATCGCAATCGGCACCCACAAGGTGAGAGTGGTCTGCATCATCAACCAAAAAACCGGCATCAGCAATAATGAACCCACCAACATGAACAAGGCCCGCTTGCCCACTTTGTCAACTAACAGGCCGAACAACGGCGTGGCCACCATGGCCGACAGCGGGATCAGACTGTTAAAGAATCCGGCGGCTTGCCGCGCTTGATCTTCGGCTAACTCGCCAAAGTGTGTATGCATGAAAAATTTGACAGCGAATGTGCGGAACGGGAAGATGGCTGAGTAGAACGTGAAGCAAAGTCCTACGATCAACCAGTATGACGTGTTGAATCGGAATATCTGCCGAACATCCAGCCGATCCACTTCGCCAGCCTTGCCCAGCGTGTACCGTCGTTGTGCGCTGGCTTCCAGGACCCAATAGCCGATGGCCGCCAGCACACAGATCACCCCAAAGCCAACCGCCAGCATCAGCGGTCCCTGCCAGCTTGCCTCAGCCTCTGTGCCATGCGGATAAAAAACGGAGCGTGCCCAGTTGGGTGAATTATCCGCCGCGACTGAGCCTAACCGAGCGATCGTCAGATTCACACCAAATGCGAAGCTGAGTTCCTTCCCCTTGAACCATTTGGCCAACGCCGTGGTGACGGCCACGATCAACGATTCGGCGCCCAGACCCAACACAGTGCGTCCAGCCACCATCATGGGGAAACTACCCTGCGCCGCCGTGAGCAGCGCGCCAAGCAAACAAATCACAGCAAACAAGGCGATGGATTTCCTGGTGCCGATGCGATCAATGATGATCCCGCCAATGAGCAATGTCAGCACAGCCGCGACGCTATAACTGGAATTGAGCCAACCGATGTCGGAATCGCTAAAGCCAAGTTGCTTGATGAAAATGTCAGCCAGTGGGTTGATGGCGTCGTAGATGTAGTAATTCCCAAACATCGTCAGGCTGACTACGATCAGCGCAATCCAACGCAGCAGCGGCTGCGGCGACGCATGCTCTGACGGGAGGGTGTGAGCAGTGTGATCTGACATAGTCGTGTTCCTGTCTTTGCAAGGATGTTGCCAGCGTCGTGCGACGAGAGCCTCATTTCTAGCTGGAATACAGAGCGCGGTCAAGCCAGAAGCGAAGATTTGTGCTCGCCAAAGGAAAAAACCGAAGAGCGTTTTAGGACTTTACAAACGCCGGTGGGTTTGAGAACAATGGAGCCTTCCCAGTAGTACCAGATCATTGAGATAAGGTGGGCGGGTCTCTCGCTGAAGCGGTCGAGTGGCCGCAGCGCCTGCGTCACGAAGGAGAAGAGCATGAGCGAGAAACAATTCAAGCCGTACATTCCGGCGGAACAAAGCGTCGCCGAATTCAGCATACGCGCTATCATTCTGGGCGCGCTGTTCGGCATCTTGTTTGGAGCTGTCACCGTTTACGTTGGACTGCGCGCTGGCTTAACGGTCTCTGCGTCCATTCCCATCGCCGTGTTATCCATCAGCATCCTGCGCGCGCTGGGCAAGAGTACGATTTTGGAAAACAACATTGTGCAAACAACAGGCTCAGCAGGCGAATCGGTCGCTGCCGGTGTGATCTTCACGCTGCCGGCTTTGATCTTCCTGGGTTTTCCTTTGGAATACTCGCGTATTTTCCTGCTGGCATTGATTGGCGGATGGCTTGGTGTGTTCTTCATGATTCCGCTGCGGCGGCAATTGATCGTCAAGGAGCATGGCAATTTGCGCTATCCTGAAGGAACGGCCTGCGCTGATGTGCTGATCGCCGGCGACCGCGGCGGCTCGTTTGCCAGCCGCGTGTTCTGGGGATTGGGGCTGGGCGGCGTGTACACTCTGTTCCAAAACGAGAATATGTTTTCGGCGTGGCCAGGCCGACCGACCTGGAATCCGGAAAAGTATCCGGGTTCATCCGTTCGCGCTGATGCCACGTCTGAGTATCTGGGTGTGGGTTACATCATCGGTCCGAAAATTGCCGGCATCATCTTTGCTGGCGGCGTATTCTCCTGGCTGGTGCTGATGCCGGCGATCAAATTCTTTGGTTCAGCACTGACGACCCCGCTCTATCCGGGCACGATCCCGATCAAGGATATGACGCCTGACGATCTTTGGCGCGCCTACATTCGGCCGATGGGCGCCGGCGCAGTGGCCGCCGCAGGACTGATTACGCTGATCAGAACGATTCCCACGATTGTGGCGGCGCTGCGCGCTGGCGCCAAAGACATTGGGCGAGGCGGCCCGGCTGGCTCACAACGAACCGATCAGGACTTGCCGCTAACGGTGGCGCTGGGCGGCGCAGGCCTCTTGCTAGTGCTGATGTGGGCGATGCTCACATTCAAACCGGTGCCCGGCGCGCAGACGGGCGTGTTCGCGAATTTGGTGGCAGCTATTTTCGTCGTCGTGTTCGGCTTCCTCTTTGTGACGGTCTCGTCGCGCATCGTTGGGATTATCGGCAGCTCGGCCAACCCAATCTCAGGGATGACCATTGCCACACTGATGGCTACGTCAGCAATGTTCTTAGCGATGGGTTGGACGGCCGGCGCGTATGGCGCGCTGGCGATCACCATTGGCGGCGTGGTATGCATCGCAGCAGCGAACGCTGGCAACACGTCGCAAGATTTGAAGACCGGCTTTCTTGTGGGGGCGACGCCGCGCGCTCAGCAGTATTCGTTGATGATCGGCGTGGCGGCTTCGGTGTTTGTCATCGGGCTGACGCTCATCGGCATGAACAAAGGTCTGGAGGAATTCCGCGCCGTTTCCCTGCCGGCCATTGACATCAACAATCTTCCGGCCGGTGTCACGATCCAAAAAACCAATTTCAACGATGAAGGAGACCGCCCGCAGATCACCGTCAAAACGGCCACCGGCGAGGAAACGCGGCAGGGAGCCGATTATATGCTGCTGAACGCTGTCGGATCGGCCGTCATCGGCGATGGCAAATACCTATACAACAAACAGACGAATCAAATCGAGGTGCAGTGGATTCAAGGCATCGGCAGCGAGCGAGCGGCCGCCCCGCAGGCTCGATTGATGGCCACCGTGATCAATGGCATTCTGACGCGCAAATTGCCCTGGGGCTTGGTCCTGTTCGGCGTCTTCCTGGTGATTGTTGTCGAGCTGCTGGGCATTCGATCGCTCTCGTTCGCCGTCGGCGCGTATCTCTCTATCGGAACGACGTTGGCCATTTTCTGTGGCGGCGTAGTGCGTTGGTTGGTCGAGCGAGCGGCCGGCAAAGCGGCTGCCGAGCATGAGAGCGAAGTCAGTCCCGGCTCACTCTATGCCAGCGGCTTGATCGCAGCCGGTGGCATCGTCGGTCTGTTGGGCATTGCTGTGAAATTGCTGGAGAGTCAAGGCTACGTCGGCAAGGATTTCCTCAAATTCGATCCGAGCGGTCCGTTGGGATTTTTGCACCATTCATGGATCGCCGTGGTGATGTTTGCGCTACTGGCTGGATCGCTCTATCACTTTGCTCGCAAACCGTTGGACAATACGCTGCCTCACCAGCAGCAATAACGAGGTGCATCCCTTGAGAATGGGGGCACAGGCGTTCCGTCTGTGCTCCATTCTCCGTCTTCGCGGCGTGCAATACCATAGAGGCGATTCCCTTGAAAACAGGTGGTGCATGTGCTAGTGTCCCTGTCTCTGTTTATCACTACGGGAGGATCAAAGCTCAATGGAAATCAAACAACGCATGGTTGATGACGTTGTCATCCTGGATATTGATGGAAAAATCCTATT
This window encodes:
- a CDS encoding TlpA family protein disulfide reductase; protein product: MNKFVCRIICLWIGGVALGLWPIVSMASMSAVAQTSSASWKLPMLGGGQTSLAELRGSVVALSFGATWCPPCRMELPALQALADKYQGKNVKVFWVSIDDRKVSDQQLADFAQKLGLKVPILRDVNQDVFSQFAQSSIPMLVVLDRQGNVVGKPHLGFSDKATYLENISALIDSVL
- the clpX gene encoding ATP-dependent Clp protease ATP-binding subunit ClpX, which encodes MARRKQYCFLCGRVDGSAYVSIGPDAAVCLHCIRALNTMADNVVSKERTRVQFESLPLPKPAEIKAFLDQYVIGQEHAKRRVSLSVYQHYRRLEQLDRGLADVELEKANILMIGPTGTGKTLIARTLARFLRVPFAIADATTLTEAGYVGEDVENVLARLVVAADGDIQAAERGIIYIDEIDKIARRSESPSITRDVSGEGVQQALLKIIEGTLATLPPLGGRKHPQANQEQIDTTHILFICGGAFDGLDRIIRDRVTKRGAVGFTSKPPTKDRQPQVLTEDLLRYGLIPELIGRLPIIVNLDPLDEQALVDILVKPRNSLIKQFRRYFELEGAELTVSDEALQHVAREAIKKNIGARGLRAILEGIFEPVLFDLPARGRGMKYHLDGNLNLKPIERAA
- a CDS encoding MFS transporter, with the protein product MSDHTAHTLPSEHASPQPLLRWIALIVVSLTMFGNYYIYDAINPLADIFIKQLGFSDSDIGWLNSSYSVAAVLTLLIGGIIIDRIGTRKSIALFAVICLLGALLTAAQGSFPMMVAGRTVLGLGAESLIVAVTTALAKWFKGKELSFAFGVNLTIARLGSVAADNSPNWARSVFYPHGTEAEASWQGPLMLAVGFGVICVLAAIGYWVLEASAQRRYTLGKAGEVDRLDVRQIFRFNTSYWLIVGLCFTFYSAIFPFRTFAVKFFMHTHFGELAEDQARQAAGFFNSLIPLSAMVATPLFGLLVDKVGKRALFMLVGSLLLMPVFWLMMQTTLTLWVPIAMLGIAFSLIPAVLWPSVAYIVDESRLGTGYALMTLIQQIGFFALNLLLGKANDLSGASATNPGGYATGMWILSCLGVMGVLFSYLLRRHETGPQAHGLETIRAT
- a CDS encoding oligopeptide transporter, OPT family codes for the protein MSEKQFKPYIPAEQSVAEFSIRAIILGALFGILFGAVTVYVGLRAGLTVSASIPIAVLSISILRALGKSTILENNIVQTTGSAGESVAAGVIFTLPALIFLGFPLEYSRIFLLALIGGWLGVFFMIPLRRQLIVKEHGNLRYPEGTACADVLIAGDRGGSFASRVFWGLGLGGVYTLFQNENMFSAWPGRPTWNPEKYPGSSVRADATSEYLGVGYIIGPKIAGIIFAGGVFSWLVLMPAIKFFGSALTTPLYPGTIPIKDMTPDDLWRAYIRPMGAGAVAAAGLITLIRTIPTIVAALRAGAKDIGRGGPAGSQRTDQDLPLTVALGGAGLLLVLMWAMLTFKPVPGAQTGVFANLVAAIFVVVFGFLFVTVSSRIVGIIGSSANPISGMTIATLMATSAMFLAMGWTAGAYGALAITIGGVVCIAAANAGNTSQDLKTGFLVGATPRAQQYSLMIGVAASVFVIGLTLIGMNKGLEEFRAVSLPAIDINNLPAGVTIQKTNFNDEGDRPQITVKTATGEETRQGADYMLLNAVGSAVIGDGKYLYNKQTNQIEVQWIQGIGSERAAAPQARLMATVINGILTRKLPWGLVLFGVFLVIVVELLGIRSLSFAVGAYLSIGTTLAIFCGGVVRWLVERAAGKAAAEHESEVSPGSLYASGLIAAGGIVGLLGIAVKLLESQGYVGKDFLKFDPSGPLGFLHHSWIAVVMFALLAGSLYHFARKPLDNTLPHQQQ